Genomic DNA from Armatimonadota bacterium:
CCGGTCCACAATGCGGATACCGTCGCCGATCATCAGACCAACACGCCCGACACCGTTCACCAGGCCATCCACAACATAACGGTCGAACGCCTTCGCGATCTCGGAAATGGCCTTGCACGGCGTCCACAGGATGGCAACGTACAGTTCGTCGAAATACCACTTGTTCAGCAGGAAGGTGTGGATCGGGCCCAGCGCCCTCAACGGTTCCTTCCAGAAGCCGGCCGGATCGATATCCGGCGCGTTGCCGTGCTCATGGATGTGGCCGTGAGCGTCTACCAGGCCGTTTGTCCTGGCGTATGCGGCGGCTTTGACCTGTGAATCCTCTACTGCCTTCTTGTATACGATGATCCCGAGCGCCAGCGCCACCAGGACGATCAGCATGCTCGGTACGGCAACCGCCGGGTTCAGACCGGTTATCTCGCCGAGGAGTCCCTCAGGATGCTCTTCCGGCGCGTGGACCGCTCTCAGCGCGGGATCAACCCCTGCTGTGGTGAGGTTGGCGCCGATCAGGTATTTCGGGAGCTCCGGCGCTTCACTGGTTCCCGCCACCACGGCGGGTCTGGGGGCCAGGTAATCTTTGAAAAGGTTGTTCCTCGGTATGCCTAGCCAGCCGGCGGCTACCGCGGGGATCGCCAGTATCACCAGCGGGGCAAGCATCGTCTTCCCGCTCTCGTGCACGTGGAGGCTCGGGTTACGCGTCTTGCCGTCGAAGACCATATACATTTGGCGCGTCATATAGAAAGGCGTGAGGAACGCGCCGATGCTTCCCAGGATCAGGAACCAGCCCTGCCCCTGGTGCGACAGCAATTTGGCGCCGTCCAGAATAGCGTCCTTGCTCCAGAAGCCCGCGAAGATGAACGGGAAGCCCGCCAGCGCGAGGAAACCGACCATGTACGTCCAGAACGTCCACGGCATCTTGTAGCGCAGGCCGCCCATCTCCCTCATGTCCTGCGTGCCCGTCCCATGAATCACAGAACCGGATCCGAGGAACAGCAGCGCCTTGAACGCCGCGTGGGTCATCAGATGGAACAGGCCCGCCACCCAGGAACCCAGGCCGATCGCCATCACCATGTAGCCCAACTGGCTCACGGTGCTGTATGCCAGAACGCGTTTGATGTCATTCTGCACGAGGGCGATGGTCGCCGCTATGATCAGCGTACAGACTCCGAGGAAGCGGACAAAGCCCAGGGGGGTCACGCCGATCGTGGTCACCAGCAGGTTCCACTGGAAAGTGTGCAGGCTTCCGTACTCAAAGAGGAAGAACGACCGGCCAACCAGATAGACGCCGGCCGCCACCATCGTGGCCGCATGGATCAATGCCGAGACCGGAGTGGGGCCTTCCATTGCATCCGGAAGCCACACGTGCAGCGGGAACTGGGCCGATTTGCCCACCGCGCCGCAGAAAAGGAGCATCGCCGACGCGCCCGCGGCCCAGATCATTCCGGGATTGCCAGGGTCCAGCATCGAGCGCACTTCGACGAACGAGAACGTATGAAAGGTGTTCCAGAGGATCATCACGCCGGCCAGGAAGCCGAGGTCGGCAAACCTCGTGACGATGAACGCCTTCTTGCCCGCCTTCATAGCCGATGGCTTCTGGTACCAGAACCCGATGAGCAGGTACGAGGACAATCCCACGAGTTCCCACCCTACCATCATCAGCAGCCAGTTGTCCGCCATCACCAGTGTGAGCATCGATGCGGAAAACAGGCCGAGGTAGGCGTAGTAGATGTTGAAGCGCTTGTCACCGTGCATGTACCCGATGGAGTACAGCTGCACGACCGCGCTCACCGTGGTAACCACGAGGAGCATCATGACGGTCAGGTGATCGATCTGGAATCCGAACTTCAGAGCGCCGGCGGCCAGCGGAATCCACTCCCATGAATGCTGATATGCCGTTTGCTGACCGAGCGTCGTCGCGAACAACGCCACGGACCAAAGCCACGAAAGCGTTATCAGCGCCAGGCCGATATAGGCCGGCACAGGCTCCTTGTATTTGCGCGCCAGATTGATTGGGAAGGAGAGCGCCGGCAGCAGTGCAATCCAGTATGAGTGCTCAAGCATAGTCAGTGTCAGGGCTGAGGGCTGAGATGCGAGGGCTGAGGTCAATCGGCTGAATCTCAGCCCTCAGCCCATCTCTCTCAGCCCTCTCCTACCATTTCATCCAGTTGATCTCGTCCACGCTGATGCTGTGGGCGTTCTTATAGACAGTAAGTATGATCGCGAGGCCGATAGCAGCCTCGGCGGCGGCGATGGTGATGACCACTACCGCGAAAGCGTGTCCACCCAGGATGGGCAGCTGCCCGTTCGGCACGGCGTTCGCGGCCGGGCCGAGGTATCTGTTGAATGCCACAAGGTTCAGGTTCGCCGCGTTCAACATCAGTTCGATGCACATCAGAACGGATACGGCGTTCCTGCGCGTCAGCGCACCCATGAGCCCGATGCAGAAGAGCGCGGCGCTGATCATCAGGAAGGGTGTAAGCGGGTTCTGGATCACAGCCTCACCTCCGCTGCCGGCCCGTGCGCCGGGTCCTGGTCGTCATATATCTCATTGATGTGCTGCACCGGCACCACTTCTTCGCCCGAAGCCAGGACGATGGCTGCGACGAGCGCGGCCAGCAGAACGATGGACGCAACCTCAAACGGGATGATGTAAGTAGTGAGGAGTTGAATGCCCAGAACCTGCGGCGTAT
This window encodes:
- the nuoL gene encoding NADH-quinone oxidoreductase subunit L → MLEHSYWIALLPALSFPINLARKYKEPVPAYIGLALITLSWLWSVALFATTLGQQTAYQHSWEWIPLAAGALKFGFQIDHLTVMMLLVVTTVSAVVQLYSIGYMHGDKRFNIYYAYLGLFSASMLTLVMADNWLLMMVGWELVGLSSYLLIGFWYQKPSAMKAGKKAFIVTRFADLGFLAGVMILWNTFHTFSFVEVRSMLDPGNPGMIWAAGASAMLLFCGAVGKSAQFPLHVWLPDAMEGPTPVSALIHAATMVAAGVYLVGRSFFLFEYGSLHTFQWNLLVTTIGVTPLGFVRFLGVCTLIIAATIALVQNDIKRVLAYSTVSQLGYMVMAIGLGSWVAGLFHLMTHAAFKALLFLGSGSVIHGTGTQDMREMGGLRYKMPWTFWTYMVGFLALAGFPFIFAGFWSKDAILDGAKLLSHQGQGWFLILGSIGAFLTPFYMTRQMYMVFDGKTRNPSLHVHESGKTMLAPLVILAIPAVAAGWLGIPRNNLFKDYLAPRPAVVAGTSEAPELPKYLIGANLTTAGVDPALRAVHAPEEHPEGLLGEITGLNPAVAVPSMLIVLVALALGIIVYKKAVEDSQVKAAAYARTNGLVDAHGHIHEHGNAPDIDPAGFWKEPLRALGPIHTFLLNKWYFDELYVAILWTPCKAISEIAKAFDRYVVDGLVNGVGRVGLMIGDGIRIVDRWVVDGFVNLTGIVPRWIGSKLRLLQTGKVQNYAVALYVGALVLIAVGLLRIPHR
- the nuoK gene encoding NADH-quinone oxidoreductase subunit NuoK, which translates into the protein MISAALFCIGLMGALTRRNAVSVLMCIELMLNAANLNLVAFNRYLGPAANAVPNGQLPILGGHAFAVVVITIAAAEAAIGLAIILTVYKNAHSISVDEINWMKW